The following coding sequences lie in one Methylotuvimicrobium alcaliphilum 20Z genomic window:
- a CDS encoding PAS domain S-box protein, with amino-acid sequence MIKTQSHNEIERIKALHTLGILDTEPEERFDRLTRLARQCLGAPIALIALVDEHRLWFKSCLGLDITETPRELSFCAHTLLKNEIFEVPNARIDNRFNAHPLVAGPSTIRFYAGAPLLTEDDLAIGTFCIMSREPKRLTPEQRKVLSDLSACAQDIVRLVARSLLICRNISDIKSAEAALDRQKHIAEIISRAQSQFILESNRSRAFDDLLSDILNITDSEYGFIAEILHRENGIPYLKTRAITNIAWNDETRAFYDANAEQGMEFSNLKNLFGTVITSEKPLIANDPEHDPRRGGLPPGHPPLKAFLGIPILYDRKLVAMIGIANRPGGYDSEWVEFLHLLLTTLGQLIEAARVKRLHDRNQAELTRLSRVASQTTNGVIITDTEGRVEWINEGFTRLSGYRLEEMLGRRPGDLLQGELTDPAAVAEIHRALIKRQPFNVDVINYHKSGQAYWVRIQCNPLYDTQGALQGFMAIESDISREKNDAERILISQRRLTAIIEGTHIGTWEWNVQTGQTVFNERWAEIVGYTLIELEPISIETWLKLAHPNDLQQSEDLLQRHFSGELKFYDVQCRMRHKQGHWVWVHDRGRVVSRTKDGKPLMMYGTHADISEQKTAIQALNESETRLRGLFELSPVGIALNDYATGRFVEINDALLAPTGYSREEFLALSYFEITPQEYEAQERQQSESMKNTGRYGPYEKEYIKKNGDRYPVLLNGMVVEDLSGKKMIWSIIEDISERKRNDRMKNEFISTVSHELRTPLTAIAGSLGLLAGGALGELPGTVDEIVAIAYKNSRRLSMLINDLLDMEKLIAGKLNFDLRPQALMPLVEQALDDNQAYADQFGVTLRITQRDDALHVDVDAQRLQQIFANLLSNAAKFSPKGETVDIAVLSTGNLARIEVSDRGFGIPASFRKHIFQKFAQADASDSRKKGGTGLGLAITKELVERMNGIIGYESEPDKATTFFITLPIVAGDSSKIAL; translated from the coding sequence TTGATAAAGACACAAAGCCACAATGAGATCGAGCGGATAAAAGCATTACACACGCTCGGCATTCTCGATACCGAACCGGAAGAGCGATTCGACCGACTGACCCGCCTGGCCCGGCAGTGCCTCGGCGCGCCTATTGCGCTGATCGCGCTGGTCGACGAACATCGGCTATGGTTCAAGTCCTGTTTGGGCCTCGACATCACCGAAACGCCACGCGAACTCTCGTTTTGCGCGCATACCCTCCTCAAAAACGAAATCTTCGAAGTCCCGAACGCCCGGATCGACAATCGCTTTAATGCACACCCTCTCGTCGCCGGCCCGAGCACTATCCGCTTCTATGCTGGAGCGCCGTTATTGACCGAAGACGACCTGGCTATCGGAACCTTTTGCATCATGAGCCGCGAGCCCAAACGGCTAACGCCGGAACAACGCAAAGTGCTGAGCGATCTTAGCGCTTGCGCTCAAGATATTGTGAGGCTCGTCGCTCGATCTTTGCTGATTTGCCGTAACATTAGCGACATAAAATCGGCGGAAGCGGCTCTCGATCGACAAAAACATATAGCCGAGATCATTTCTCGCGCCCAATCTCAATTCATTCTCGAATCGAACCGTAGCCGGGCTTTCGATGACCTGTTGTCGGACATACTCAATATAACCGATAGCGAATACGGATTCATTGCCGAGATATTACATCGCGAAAACGGAATTCCCTACCTAAAGACTCGGGCGATTACCAACATCGCTTGGAACGACGAAACGCGCGCATTTTACGACGCGAATGCGGAGCAAGGCATGGAGTTTTCCAACCTTAAAAATTTATTCGGTACCGTCATCACTTCTGAAAAACCGCTGATCGCCAACGATCCCGAGCATGACCCGAGACGCGGCGGACTGCCTCCCGGCCATCCTCCGTTGAAAGCCTTTCTGGGCATTCCGATTCTTTACGACCGAAAGCTCGTAGCAATGATCGGCATTGCCAACCGTCCAGGCGGTTACGACTCCGAATGGGTGGAATTCCTGCATCTGTTACTGACGACGCTGGGTCAATTAATCGAAGCCGCACGCGTCAAACGGCTGCATGATCGAAATCAAGCCGAATTGACGCGCCTATCGCGCGTCGCAAGCCAAACCACCAACGGCGTCATCATCACCGACACCGAAGGCCGCGTGGAATGGATCAACGAAGGCTTTACCCGGCTTTCAGGCTATCGGTTGGAGGAAATGCTCGGCCGCAGACCCGGCGACCTACTCCAGGGAGAGCTTACCGACCCGGCAGCCGTTGCCGAGATACATCGGGCGCTGATTAAACGACAACCCTTCAATGTCGATGTCATCAATTATCATAAATCCGGCCAAGCCTATTGGGTTCGTATTCAATGCAACCCTCTCTACGATACGCAAGGCGCGTTACAAGGTTTCATGGCGATCGAGTCGGATATCAGCCGCGAAAAAAACGATGCCGAACGCATTTTGATTAGCCAGCGCCGGCTAACGGCGATCATAGAAGGGACCCACATCGGCACCTGGGAATGGAACGTTCAAACCGGGCAAACCGTTTTCAACGAACGCTGGGCCGAAATCGTCGGCTATACCTTAATCGAGCTAGAGCCAATCAGTATCGAAACCTGGCTCAAACTAGCCCATCCCAACGATTTACAGCAGTCCGAGGACTTACTTCAACGACATTTTTCCGGCGAACTCAAATTCTACGATGTGCAATGCCGAATGCGGCATAAACAAGGTCATTGGGTATGGGTCCATGACCGAGGCCGCGTCGTTAGCAGGACGAAAGACGGCAAGCCTTTGATGATGTACGGCACGCATGCCGATATTTCCGAGCAAAAGACGGCCATTCAGGCTTTGAACGAGAGCGAAACCCGGCTACGCGGTCTGTTCGAACTCTCGCCGGTCGGTATCGCGCTCAACGATTACGCCACCGGCCGCTTCGTCGAGATCAACGATGCCTTGTTGGCGCCGACCGGGTACAGCCGCGAAGAATTTTTGGCACTCAGTTATTTTGAAATAACCCCTCAAGAATACGAAGCGCAAGAAAGGCAGCAATCGGAAAGCATGAAGAACACCGGTCGCTACGGCCCCTACGAAAAAGAATACATCAAGAAAAACGGCGACCGATATCCGGTTTTGCTAAACGGCATGGTCGTCGAAGACTTGTCGGGCAAGAAAATGATTTGGTCGATCATCGAAGACATCTCCGAACGCAAACGCAACGATCGCATGAAGAACGAGTTCATCTCGACCGTGAGTCACGAACTGCGCACGCCATTGACCGCGATAGCCGGCTCGCTAGGATTGCTGGCCGGAGGCGCCTTGGGCGAACTCCCCGGCACCGTTGATGAAATCGTAGCGATCGCCTACAAAAACAGTCGGCGCTTGTCCATGCTGATCAACGATTTGCTCGACATGGAAAAATTGATCGCCGGCAAATTAAATTTCGATCTTCGCCCGCAAGCGCTGATGCCTCTGGTCGAACAAGCTCTCGATGATAATCAAGCCTATGCGGACCAATTCGGCGTTACCCTCAGAATAACGCAACGCGATGATGCCTTGCATGTCGATGTCGATGCCCAGCGCCTTCAACAAATCTTCGCCAATTTGTTATCGAATGCGGCTAAATTTTCCCCAAAAGGCGAAACGGTGGATATCGCCGTTCTGAGTACCGGCAATCTGGCTAGAATCGAAGTCAGCGATCGGGGTTTCGGCATACCGGCCTCATTCCGCAAACACATTTTTCAAAAATTCGCTCAAGCCGATGCCTCGGATTCCAGAAAAAAAGGCGGCACGGGGCTCGGACTGGCAATTACCAAAGAATTGGTCGAACGCATGAACGGCATTATCGGCTACGAATCCGAACCGGATAAAGCCACGACTTTTTTTATTACCTTACCGATTGTCGCCGGCGACTCGTCAAAAATAGCCTTATGA